A part of Verrucomicrobiota bacterium genomic DNA contains:
- a CDS encoding prepilin-type N-terminal cleavage/methylation domain-containing protein — protein MDPSCLTRPSRRRNSTGFTLIELLTVIAIIAILAGMLLPALSKSKTKAQGIKCMSNLKQLNLAWFMYADDNGERLVPNG, from the coding sequence ATGGACCCCTCCTGTCTGACGCGCCCCTCCCGCCGCCGGAACTCGACCGGCTTCACGCTCATCGAACTGCTCACGGTGATCGCCATCATCGCGATTCTCGCCGGCATGCTGCTCCCCGCCTTGTCCAAATCCAAAACCAAAGCCCAGGGCATCAAATGCATGAGCAACCTCAAGCAGTTGAATCTGGCTTGGTTCATGTATGCGGACGACAACGGGGAACGGCTCGTCCCCAACGG